A window of the Scandinavium goeteborgense genome harbors these coding sequences:
- a CDS encoding isopenicillin N synthase family dioxygenase, with protein sequence MNSTSTFAMHELTKESRMGARGQETNREVRIIDLSDFDQRKASIADELWQASTEIGFFQVSGHGIPLEDINAAFARAEQFFALPQEVKGRYPLNRNAGWEYRAQIRPSTGKPDQKESYQVTRPRMSGLWPDEDTLPGFREAVLAFESQCWAVGMKLLSCFALKMGFPEAFFSQAHDPSKETYQSTLRMLHYFALTGEADGPWRAGAHTDFDCLTLLFQQAGQGGLQVCPGKELETQSWTSIAPLEGLITCNIGDMLMRWSDDQLPSNFHRVRSPLPGESVAARYSLAFFCQANEDVVIEGPDKKYPLITARDYLAQRISANFSGKY encoded by the coding sequence ATGAACAGCACTTCGACTTTCGCCATGCATGAACTCACCAAAGAATCCCGTATGGGCGCTCGCGGTCAGGAAACAAACCGCGAAGTGCGCATTATCGACCTGTCTGATTTTGACCAGCGTAAGGCTTCAATCGCCGATGAGTTGTGGCAGGCGTCGACCGAAATTGGTTTCTTCCAGGTCTCCGGCCACGGCATTCCGCTGGAGGATATCAACGCCGCGTTTGCCCGTGCGGAGCAATTCTTTGCGCTGCCACAGGAAGTAAAGGGGCGCTATCCGCTTAATCGCAACGCGGGCTGGGAATACCGGGCGCAGATCAGGCCGTCTACGGGTAAGCCCGATCAAAAAGAGTCGTATCAGGTGACGCGTCCGCGCATGTCAGGCCTGTGGCCAGACGAAGACACGCTGCCCGGTTTTCGCGAGGCAGTACTGGCGTTTGAAAGTCAGTGCTGGGCCGTGGGCATGAAGCTGCTTTCCTGCTTCGCGCTGAAAATGGGCTTCCCGGAGGCGTTTTTCAGTCAGGCGCATGACCCGTCCAAAGAGACCTACCAGAGCACACTGCGAATGCTGCACTATTTCGCGCTGACCGGGGAAGCGGACGGCCCGTGGCGTGCCGGGGCGCACACTGATTTTGACTGCCTGACGCTGCTGTTTCAGCAGGCGGGACAGGGCGGTTTGCAGGTCTGTCCGGGGAAAGAGTTGGAAACACAAAGCTGGACGTCTATCGCGCCGCTGGAAGGGCTGATTACCTGCAATATCGGCGATATGCTGATGCGCTGGAGCGATGACCAGCTGCCGTCGAACTTCCACCGCGTGCGCAGCCCGCTGCCGGGCGAATCGGTGGCGGCGCGTTACAGCCTGGCGTTTTTCTGCCAGGCCAATGAAGATGTGGTGATTGAAGGGCCGGACAAAAAGTACCCGCTAATCACCGCCCGGGACTATCTGGCACAGCGCATTAGCGCCAATTTCTCCGGCAAATATTAA
- the narH gene encoding nitrate reductase subunit beta: MKIRSQVGMVLNLDKCIGCHTCSVTCKNVWTGREGMEYAWFNNVETKPGIGYPKNWEDQEQWEGGWIRGISGKLTPRLGGRLALMAKIFANPVLPSIDDYYEPFTYDYQDLHRAPEGKHLPTARPRSLISGERINKIEWGPNWEELLGGEFEKRAKDKNFENMQKEMYGQFENTFMMYLPRLCEHCLNPSCVATCPSGAIYKREEDGIVLIDQDKCRGWRMCISGCPYKKIYFNWKSGKSEKCTFCYPRIESGQPTVCSETCVGRIRYLGVLLYDADRIEEAASTEHVTDLYERQCDVFLNPNDPAVIEEAVKQGIPQNVIEAAQQSPVYKLAMEWQLALPLHPEYRTLPMVWYVPPLSPIQSVADAGALPHNGNILPSVESLRIPVQYLANLLAAGDTGPVLRALKRMMAMRHYKRSQTVEGVTDTRALEETGLTVEQVEEMYRYLAIANYEDRFVIPTSHREMAKEAFPERNGCGFTFGDGCHGSDTKFNLFNSKRIDAIDVSGVRQHGEGE; this comes from the coding sequence ATGAAAATCCGTTCTCAGGTTGGCATGGTTCTCAATCTCGACAAATGCATCGGCTGTCACACCTGCTCCGTGACCTGTAAAAACGTCTGGACCGGCCGCGAAGGCATGGAATACGCGTGGTTCAATAACGTCGAAACCAAGCCCGGCATCGGTTATCCGAAAAACTGGGAAGATCAGGAACAATGGGAAGGCGGATGGATCCGCGGGATCAGCGGCAAACTCACGCCGCGCCTCGGTGGACGTCTTGCCCTGATGGCGAAAATCTTCGCCAACCCGGTGCTGCCGTCGATTGACGATTATTACGAGCCGTTCACCTACGATTATCAGGATTTGCATCGCGCGCCGGAAGGTAAGCATCTGCCCACTGCCCGCCCGCGTTCGCTTATCAGCGGCGAACGCATCAATAAAATCGAATGGGGCCCGAACTGGGAGGAACTGCTCGGCGGCGAATTTGAAAAACGCGCCAAAGACAAGAACTTCGAAAACATGCAAAAGGAAATGTATGGCCAGTTCGAAAACACCTTCATGATGTACCTCCCACGCCTGTGCGAGCACTGTCTGAACCCAAGCTGTGTGGCGACCTGCCCGTCAGGTGCCATCTACAAACGCGAAGAAGACGGCATTGTGCTTATCGACCAGGACAAATGCCGGGGCTGGCGCATGTGCATCAGCGGCTGTCCGTACAAAAAAATCTACTTCAACTGGAAAAGCGGCAAGTCAGAAAAATGCACGTTCTGCTATCCGCGCATTGAATCCGGCCAGCCAACAGTTTGTTCAGAAACCTGCGTTGGGCGCATTCGCTATCTCGGCGTGCTGCTGTACGACGCCGACCGCATTGAAGAAGCTGCCAGCACTGAACATGTGACCGATCTGTATGAGCGCCAGTGCGACGTGTTCCTCAACCCGAACGACCCGGCGGTGATTGAAGAAGCCGTCAAACAGGGCATTCCGCAGAACGTGATTGAGGCCGCGCAGCAGTCGCCGGTGTACAAACTGGCGATGGAATGGCAGCTCGCCCTGCCGTTACACCCGGAATACCGTACCTTGCCGATGGTCTGGTACGTGCCGCCGCTGTCACCGATTCAGTCCGTCGCCGACGCGGGTGCGCTGCCGCATAACGGCAATATTCTGCCGTCGGTCGAAAGCCTGCGCATTCCGGTCCAGTATCTCGCTAACCTGCTGGCGGCGGGCGACACAGGCCCGGTGCTGCGCGCGTTGAAACGCATGATGGCGATGCGCCACTACAAACGCTCGCAAACGGTGGAAGGCGTGACCGACACCCGCGCGCTGGAAGAGACCGGCCTGACCGTGGAACAGGTGGAAGAGATGTACCGCTATCTCGCCATCGCCAACTACGAAGACCGTTTCGTGATCCCAACCAGCCACCGCGAAATGGCGAAAGAAGCCTTCCCGGAACGTAACGGCTGCGGGTTCACCTTCGGCGATGGCTGCCACGGCTCCGACACCAAGTTCAACCTGTTCAACAGCAAACGCATCGACGCCATCGACGTTTCCGGCGTGCGTCAGCATGGGGAGGGAGAATAA
- the narJ gene encoding nitrate reductase molybdenum cofactor assembly chaperone, translating to MPILKLIALLLEYPDALLWDNRDDAQALVMQDAPTLAPWVETYLSAPLLDQQELWCDLFERGSSMSLLLFEHVHGESRDRGQAMVDLMAQYEQAGLQLDCRELPDHLPLYLEFLSTRSPEEAREGLQNVAPILALLGGRLKERQSNYYQLFDTLLLLANSPLRSDSVTPQVKAEPRDDTRQALDAVWEEEQVKFIEDNATSACDSSPLQSYQKRFSQDVAPQYVDVRSGGPK from the coding sequence ATGCCGATTCTGAAGCTGATTGCGCTGTTGCTGGAATACCCGGACGCGCTGCTGTGGGACAATCGCGACGACGCACAGGCGCTGGTGATGCAGGATGCACCCACGCTGGCGCCGTGGGTGGAAACGTATCTCAGCGCCCCACTGCTCGACCAGCAGGAGCTGTGGTGCGACCTGTTTGAGCGCGGCAGTTCCATGTCACTGCTGCTGTTCGAACACGTGCACGGCGAATCCCGCGATCGTGGTCAGGCGATGGTGGATTTAATGGCGCAATACGAACAGGCGGGTTTGCAGCTCGACTGCCGCGAACTGCCGGACCATCTGCCGTTGTATCTGGAGTTTCTCAGCACCCGCTCGCCGGAGGAAGCCCGCGAAGGCTTGCAGAACGTCGCCCCGATTCTGGCGCTGCTCGGCGGCAGGCTTAAAGAACGTCAGTCAAACTACTATCAGCTGTTCGACACCCTGTTGTTGCTGGCTAATAGTCCGTTGAGAAGTGACAGCGTCACTCCACAAGTGAAAGCCGAACCGCGGGATGACACCCGACAGGCGCTGGACGCAGTGTGGGAGGAGGAACAGGTGAAGTTTATCGAGGACAATGCCACTTCCGCCTGCGACAGTTCCCCGCTGCAAAGTTATCAGAAACGTTTTAGCCAGGACGTTGCGCCGCAGTACGTCGACGTCCGTTCCGGAGGCCCCAAATGA
- the nhoA gene encoding N-hydroxyarylamine O-acetyltransferase, protein MSPFLTAYFARLNWNSPVAVDIDTLRALHLRHNCTIPFENLDVLLPREIQLDDQSLEDKLIHARRGGYCFEQNGLFERVLREIGFDVRSVLGRVVLSNPPQMPPRTHRLLVIDLAGERWIADVGFGGQTLTAPIQLHANKEQNTPHGVYRLLNEGNDWILQFRHHDRWQSMYHFDLVPQYFSDYVAGNFWSAHWPQSHFRHHLLMCRHLPDGGKLTLTNFHFTHQQDGHTVESIHLPDVESLYLLLQDKFGEGVDDPKNGFTLADLAAVMAAFDMHGEAGK, encoded by the coding sequence ATGAGCCCATTTTTAACCGCGTATTTTGCCCGTCTGAACTGGAATTCTCCTGTCGCTGTTGATATCGACACCCTGCGTGCGCTGCATTTGCGGCATAACTGCACCATTCCGTTTGAGAATCTGGACGTATTGCTGCCGCGCGAAATCCAGCTCGACGATCAGTCTCTGGAAGATAAGCTCATCCACGCCCGTCGCGGCGGTTACTGCTTCGAGCAAAACGGCCTGTTTGAACGCGTGCTGCGTGAAATCGGGTTTGATGTGCGCAGCGTGCTGGGGCGCGTGGTGCTGTCGAATCCGCCGCAGATGCCGCCGCGTACACACCGATTGCTGGTGATTGATTTAGCCGGTGAGCGCTGGATTGCCGACGTGGGCTTTGGCGGACAAACGCTGACGGCGCCGATTCAACTTCATGCAAACAAAGAGCAAAACACGCCGCACGGCGTTTATCGTCTGCTGAACGAAGGCAATGACTGGATTCTGCAGTTCCGTCACCACGACCGCTGGCAGTCGATGTACCACTTCGATTTGGTGCCGCAGTATTTCTCTGATTACGTGGCGGGGAATTTCTGGTCGGCACACTGGCCGCAGTCGCATTTCCGCCATCATCTGCTGATGTGCCGCCACTTGCCAGACGGCGGCAAACTGACGCTGACCAACTTCCATTTTACCCATCAGCAGGACGGGCATACCGTCGAGTCAATCCATTTACCGGATGTCGAAAGCTTGTATTTGCTGTTGCAGGATAAATTCGGCGAGGGCGTCGACGACCCGAAAAATGGCTTTACGCTGGCGGATTTAGCCGCGGTGATGGCAGCGTTTGATATGCATGGTGAGGCTGGGAAGTAG
- a CDS encoding ABC transporter substrate-binding protein: MSSVRLLTLCATLSATSLSFAADKLVLQTTWVAQAEQGGYYQAVAAGIYKKYGLNVEVRSGGPQLNNMTLLLANRADVIVSYDLQVLKGVEQNFPLKAIAAPFQFDPQGILTHSNVNSLDDLKGKTVLVSASGQASWWPWLKSQYKLEDSQVRPYTFNMQPFLADTNTVQQAYATSEVQQAKAAQPDSKFWLFAEHGYPAYGGILVTRNNLLAEKPDVMKRFVEASMEGWKAYLADPTIGNQLIKKENPQMTDAVLAFGVAQMKTLHLIDGGDASNKGLGVMTDKRWQATRNFMVSAGLLNKDTDYKAAYTTQFYPQAAM, encoded by the coding sequence ATGTCGTCCGTTCGTCTGCTCACCCTGTGCGCCACACTCAGCGCAACGTCCCTCTCCTTCGCGGCCGATAAACTGGTCCTCCAGACCACCTGGGTTGCCCAGGCGGAACAAGGCGGCTATTACCAGGCCGTCGCGGCGGGGATCTACAAAAAATACGGTCTCAACGTCGAAGTGCGCTCCGGCGGCCCGCAGCTCAACAACATGACCTTACTGTTGGCCAACCGTGCCGACGTTATCGTCAGCTACGATTTGCAGGTGCTGAAAGGCGTGGAGCAGAACTTCCCGCTGAAAGCCATCGCCGCGCCGTTCCAGTTCGACCCGCAGGGGATCCTCACCCACAGCAACGTCAATTCGCTCGACGACCTGAAAGGCAAAACCGTGCTGGTGTCTGCCAGCGGTCAGGCCAGTTGGTGGCCATGGCTGAAGAGTCAGTACAAGCTCGAAGACAGCCAGGTGCGCCCGTACACCTTCAACATGCAGCCTTTCCTGGCGGATACAAACACCGTTCAGCAGGCGTATGCCACTTCCGAAGTGCAGCAGGCGAAAGCCGCCCAGCCGGACAGCAAATTCTGGCTGTTCGCCGAGCACGGCTACCCGGCGTACGGCGGCATTCTGGTCACGCGCAACAACTTACTGGCCGAGAAACCGGACGTCATGAAGCGCTTTGTCGAAGCCTCGATGGAAGGCTGGAAAGCCTATCTGGCGGACCCTACGATTGGCAATCAGCTGATCAAGAAAGAGAACCCGCAGATGACCGACGCGGTGCTGGCTTTTGGCGTGGCGCAGATGAAAACCCTGCATTTGATTGACGGCGGCGACGCGTCGAATAAAGGCCTCGGCGTGATGACCGACAAACGCTGGCAGGCCACGCGCAACTTTATGGTCAGCGCCGGGTTGCTGAACAAAGACACCGATTACAAAGCCGCGTACACCACGCAATTCTATCCGCAGGCCGCGATGTAA
- the narI gene encoding respiratory nitrate reductase subunit gamma, with amino-acid sequence MSHFFDVFFYDIYPYICGSVFIIGSWLRYDYGQYTWRAGSSQMLDKRGMVLWSNMFHIGILGVFFGHAFGMLTPHWMYESFLPISVKQQMAMILGGACGVLTLIGGAGLLIRRLFNPRVRATSTTADILILSILLIQCILGLSTIPFSAQHPDGSEMMKLVGWAQSVVTFQGGASKHLAGVALVYRVHLALGMTIFLLFPFTRLVHVWSAPVEYFTRRYQIVRSRR; translated from the coding sequence ATGAGCCACTTCTTTGACGTCTTCTTTTACGATATTTACCCCTACATCTGCGGCTCGGTGTTTATCATCGGCAGCTGGCTACGCTACGACTACGGGCAATATACCTGGCGCGCGGGTTCAAGCCAGATGCTCGATAAACGCGGGATGGTGCTGTGGTCGAACATGTTCCACATCGGCATCCTCGGAGTCTTTTTCGGCCACGCATTTGGGATGCTAACCCCGCACTGGATGTACGAATCGTTCCTGCCTATTTCGGTGAAGCAGCAAATGGCGATGATCCTCGGCGGGGCGTGCGGCGTACTGACGCTAATTGGCGGGGCAGGCTTACTGATTCGTCGGCTGTTTAATCCCCGCGTTCGCGCCACGTCGACGACTGCCGATATCCTGATCCTCAGTATTTTACTGATTCAGTGCATTTTGGGCCTGTCGACGATTCCGTTCTCGGCGCAGCACCCGGACGGCAGCGAAATGATGAAACTGGTCGGCTGGGCGCAATCGGTAGTGACCTTCCAGGGCGGCGCGTCTAAGCATCTCGCGGGGGTCGCGCTGGTGTATCGCGTCCATCTGGCGCTGGGAATGACCATTTTCCTGCTGTTCCCGTTCACCCGTCTGGTGCACGTGTGGAGCGCCCCGGTGGAATATTTCACGCGGCGATATCAGATTGTGCGGTCTCGGCGCTGA
- a CDS encoding nitrate reductase subunit alpha has product MSKLLDRFRYFKQKEETFANGHGQVYNTNRDWEDSYRQRWQFDKIVRSTHGVNCTGSCSWKIYVKNGLVTWETQQTDYPRTRPDLPNHEPRGCPRGASYSWYLYSANRLKYPLIRKSLIAFWREALEQHPDPVHAWDSIMQDPVKCLKYKQARGHGGFVRSNWNELNTLIAAANVWTIKNYGPDRVAGFSPIPAMSMVSYAAGTRYLSLLGGTCLSFYDWYCDLPPASPMTWGEQTDVPESADWYNSSYIIAWGSNVPQTRTPDAHFFTEVRYKGTKTIAITPDFSEVAKLSDQWLAPKQGTDSALAMAMGHVMLREFHLDNPSDYFINYCRRYTDMPMLVQLEAREDGSYVPGRMLRASDLVDNLGESNNPQWKTVAFTTAGDLVVPNGAIGFRWGEQGKWNLESIAAGAETELQLTLLGNHDRIVGVAFPYFGGNENPHFRSVKQDPILVRQLPVKQLTFADGGAGLVVSVYDLILANYGLDRGLDDPLSAKDYSEIKAYTPAWAEQITGVPQYHIAQIAREFADTAHKTHGRSMIILGAGVNHWYHMDMNYRGMINMLVFCGCVGQSGGGWAHYVGQEKLRPQTGWLPLAFALDWNRPPRQMNSTSYFYNHSSQWRYEKLTAKELLSPLADASQFTGHLIDFNVRAERMGWLPSAPQLNLNPLSIKEKADAAGVTPADYTAQALKSGDIRMACEQPDSGNNHPRNLFVWRSNLLGSSGKGHEYLLKYLLGTESGIQGEALGESDDVKPEEVEWQTAAIEGKLDLLVTLDFRMSSTCLFSDIVLPTATWYEKDDMNTSDMHPFIHPLSAAVDPAWEARSDWEIYKGIAKVFSKVCVGHLGTETDVVLQPLMHDSPAELSQPFDVADWRKGECEYVPGKTGPGIAVVERDYPATYERFTSLGPLMDKLGNGGKGISWNTDTEIEFLGKLNYVKADGPAKGRPRIETAIDASEVILALAPETNGQVAVKAWQALSKITGREHAHLALNKEDEKIRFRDIVAQPRKIISSPTWSGLESEHVSYNAGYTNVHELIPWRTLSGRQQLYQDHKWMRAFGESLVAYRPPIDTRSVSHMNTIPPNGFPEKALNFLTPHQKWGIHSTYSENLLMLTLSRGGPIVWLSETDAKELGIEDNDWIEAFNANGALTARAVVSQRIPPGMTMMYHAQERIMNIPGSEVTGRRGGIHNSVTRICPKPTHMIGGYAQLAWSFNYYGTVGSNRDEFIMIRKMKNINWLDDEGNDQVQEAKK; this is encoded by the coding sequence ATGAGTAAGCTACTGGACAGGTTTCGCTACTTTAAGCAAAAAGAGGAAACCTTCGCGAACGGTCACGGCCAGGTGTACAACACCAACCGCGACTGGGAAGACAGTTATCGCCAGCGCTGGCAGTTCGACAAAATCGTGCGCTCCACACACGGGGTGAACTGCACCGGCTCCTGTAGCTGGAAAATCTACGTAAAAAACGGGCTGGTGACCTGGGAAACCCAGCAAACCGATTACCCGCGAACCCGTCCCGATTTACCCAACCACGAACCGCGCGGCTGCCCACGCGGGGCCAGCTACTCCTGGTATCTCTACAGCGCCAACCGGCTGAAATACCCGCTGATCCGCAAAAGCCTGATCGCCTTCTGGCGCGAGGCGTTGGAACAGCATCCCGACCCGGTTCACGCCTGGGATTCCATCATGCAGGACCCGGTCAAGTGCCTGAAGTACAAACAGGCACGTGGCCACGGCGGGTTTGTGCGCTCCAACTGGAACGAGCTGAATACGCTGATTGCGGCGGCCAACGTCTGGACCATCAAAAATTACGGCCCGGATCGCGTGGCGGGTTTCTCGCCCATCCCGGCGATGTCGATGGTTTCTTACGCCGCAGGCACGCGCTATCTGTCGCTGCTCGGCGGCACCTGTCTAAGTTTCTATGACTGGTATTGCGATTTACCGCCCGCCTCACCAATGACCTGGGGCGAGCAAACAGACGTGCCGGAATCCGCCGACTGGTATAACTCGTCGTACATCATCGCCTGGGGCTCGAACGTGCCACAGACGCGTACCCCGGATGCGCATTTCTTTACTGAAGTGCGCTACAAAGGCACCAAAACCATCGCCATCACGCCAGATTTCTCGGAAGTGGCAAAACTCAGCGACCAGTGGCTGGCGCCAAAACAGGGCACCGACAGCGCGCTGGCCATGGCGATGGGCCACGTCATGCTGCGCGAGTTTCATCTCGATAATCCGAGCGATTATTTCATCAACTACTGTCGCCGCTACACCGACATGCCGATGCTGGTGCAGCTCGAGGCGCGGGAAGACGGGAGCTACGTCCCAGGCCGGATGCTGCGCGCGTCAGACCTGGTTGATAACCTCGGCGAAAGCAATAATCCGCAGTGGAAAACTGTCGCCTTCACTACCGCAGGTGACCTGGTGGTGCCTAACGGCGCGATCGGTTTCCGTTGGGGCGAACAGGGAAAATGGAATCTCGAATCAATTGCCGCAGGCGCTGAAACCGAACTGCAACTGACGTTGCTCGGGAATCACGACCGCATCGTCGGCGTCGCCTTCCCCTATTTTGGCGGCAACGAAAACCCGCATTTCCGCAGCGTGAAACAGGACCCGATTCTGGTGCGTCAGTTGCCCGTTAAGCAGCTGACGTTTGCCGACGGCGGCGCAGGTTTGGTAGTCAGCGTCTACGATCTGATTTTGGCGAATTACGGTCTCGACCGCGGGCTGGACGATCCGCTTTCAGCCAAAGATTACAGCGAAATCAAAGCCTACACCCCGGCGTGGGCGGAGCAAATCACTGGCGTGCCGCAGTATCACATCGCGCAAATCGCCCGTGAATTTGCCGACACCGCGCACAAAACGCACGGCCGTTCGATGATAATCCTCGGGGCTGGGGTCAACCACTGGTATCACATGGACATGAACTACCGGGGGATGATCAACATGCTGGTATTCTGCGGCTGCGTCGGGCAAAGCGGCGGTGGCTGGGCGCACTATGTCGGCCAGGAAAAACTGCGCCCGCAAACGGGCTGGCTGCCGCTGGCGTTCGCGCTGGACTGGAACCGCCCGCCACGCCAGATGAACAGCACCTCGTATTTCTACAATCACTCCAGCCAGTGGCGTTATGAAAAACTCACCGCCAAAGAGCTGCTCTCCCCGCTGGCCGACGCCAGTCAATTCACCGGACATCTGATCGACTTCAACGTTCGCGCTGAACGCATGGGCTGGCTGCCGTCCGCGCCGCAGCTCAATCTGAATCCTTTAAGCATCAAAGAGAAGGCCGATGCCGCGGGTGTAACGCCAGCCGATTACACCGCGCAGGCGTTGAAATCCGGCGATATCCGCATGGCCTGCGAACAGCCTGACAGCGGAAACAACCACCCGCGCAATCTGTTTGTCTGGCGCTCCAATCTGCTCGGCTCATCGGGTAAAGGTCATGAGTATTTACTCAAATACCTGCTCGGCACCGAGAGCGGTATTCAGGGTGAAGCCCTCGGTGAAAGTGATGACGTGAAGCCGGAAGAAGTCGAGTGGCAAACCGCTGCCATTGAAGGCAAGCTCGACCTGCTGGTGACGCTCGATTTCAGGATGTCGAGCACCTGCCTGTTCTCCGATATCGTCCTGCCGACCGCCACCTGGTATGAAAAAGACGACATGAATACCTCGGATATGCATCCGTTTATTCATCCGCTGTCGGCGGCGGTCGATCCGGCCTGGGAGGCGCGCAGCGACTGGGAAATTTACAAAGGCATCGCCAAAGTCTTCTCGAAGGTGTGCGTCGGTCATCTGGGTACCGAAACCGACGTAGTGCTGCAACCGCTGATGCACGATTCTCCAGCCGAACTGTCGCAGCCGTTTGACGTTGCCGACTGGCGCAAAGGGGAATGCGAATACGTGCCGGGCAAAACCGGGCCGGGCATTGCGGTGGTGGAACGCGATTACCCGGCGACCTATGAACGCTTTACCTCGCTCGGACCGTTGATGGACAAACTCGGCAACGGCGGGAAAGGCATTTCGTGGAACACCGATACTGAAATTGAGTTCCTCGGCAAACTGAATTACGTAAAAGCCGACGGCCCGGCGAAAGGCCGCCCGCGCATCGAAACCGCCATTGACGCGTCGGAGGTGATCCTCGCCCTCGCCCCGGAAACCAACGGCCAGGTGGCGGTCAAAGCCTGGCAGGCGTTGAGCAAAATCACCGGACGCGAACACGCGCATCTGGCGCTGAACAAAGAAGACGAAAAAATCCGCTTCCGCGATATCGTCGCCCAGCCGCGCAAAATCATCTCCAGCCCGACGTGGTCCGGCCTCGAGAGCGAACACGTCTCCTACAACGCAGGCTACACCAACGTTCACGAACTGATTCCGTGGCGCACCCTGTCCGGTCGCCAGCAGTTGTATCAGGATCACAAGTGGATGCGTGCGTTTGGTGAAAGCCTGGTGGCGTATCGCCCGCCGATCGACACCCGCAGCGTCAGCCATATGAACACCATTCCGCCGAACGGATTCCCGGAAAAAGCACTCAACTTCCTGACGCCACACCAGAAATGGGGCATTCACTCCACCTACAGCGAAAACCTGTTAATGCTGACGCTGTCGCGCGGCGGGCCGATTGTCTGGCTCAGCGAAACCGACGCCAAAGAGCTGGGCATTGAGGATAACGACTGGATTGAAGCCTTCAACGCCAACGGCGCCCTCACCGCCCGCGCGGTGGTCAGCCAGCGCATTCCCCCCGGTATGACCATGATGTACCACGCTCAGGAACGCATCATGAATATTCCGGGCTCTGAAGTGACCGGCCGACGCGGCGGCATTCACAACTCCGTGACCCGCATTTGCCCTAAACCCACGCACATGATTGGCGGTTACGCCCAGCTGGCGTGGAGCTTTAACTATTACGGCACCGTCGGCTCCAACCGCGATGAGTTCATCATGATCCGCAAAATGAAGAACATTAACTGGCTAGATGACGAAGGCAACGATCAGGTCCAGGAGGCGAAAAAATGA
- a CDS encoding flavin reductase family protein, producing the protein MSRFRPVELKHASRLLNHGPTVLITSYDESVDRRNIMAAAWSMPVEFEPPRIAIVVDKSAWSRELIERSGKFGIVIPAVDAANWTYAVGSVSGRDEDKFNCYGIPVEHGPVLGLPVVEEKCLAWMECKLLPATAAQEKYDTLFGEVVAAAADEQAFVAGRWLFNGDRRNTLHHLGAGTFVTSGRMIKAAE; encoded by the coding sequence ATGAGCCGTTTTCGCCCTGTGGAATTAAAACATGCCAGCCGCCTGCTCAATCATGGGCCAACCGTGTTGATCACCAGCTACGACGAGAGCGTTGACCGGCGCAATATCATGGCTGCCGCCTGGTCGATGCCGGTGGAGTTTGAGCCGCCGCGTATCGCTATCGTGGTCGATAAAAGCGCCTGGTCGCGCGAACTTATCGAGCGCAGCGGAAAATTCGGCATCGTCATCCCCGCCGTGGATGCGGCGAACTGGACCTACGCCGTCGGCAGCGTCAGCGGGCGTGATGAGGATAAATTCAACTGTTACGGTATTCCGGTCGAGCACGGTCCGGTGCTTGGCCTGCCGGTTGTCGAAGAGAAATGCCTGGCGTGGATGGAGTGTAAACTGCTGCCCGCGACGGCAGCGCAGGAGAAATACGACACGCTGTTTGGCGAAGTGGTAGCGGCTGCCGCTGATGAACAGGCGTTCGTCGCCGGACGCTGGCTGTTCAACGGCGATCGCCGCAATACGCTGCATCATCTCGGCGCTGGCACCTTTGTCACCAGCGGCCGGATGATTAAAGCCGCGGAGTAA